One stretch of Amycolatopsis sp. 195334CR DNA includes these proteins:
- the edd gene encoding phosphogluconate dehydratase — translation MHPVIAEVTERIAARSAASRAAYLGRTDAAHAEGPARRGLACSNLAHGFAGITGGDKEALRAVRKPGVAIVSSYNDMLSAHQPLHEYPDWLKVSVREAGGVAQSAGGVPAMCDGITQGRAGMELSLFSREVIAMATGVALSHEMFDSALLLGVCDKIVPGLLVGALSFGHLPSILVPAGPMTSGLPNKEKARVRQLYAEGLASREDLLEAEAASYHSPGTCTFYGTANSNQMVVEVMGLHLPGATFVHPGTPLRRALTEEAGRRAVAISRGAEYTPLSRVIDAKAVVNGVVALLATGGSTNHTLHLPAIAAAAGIQLTWDDFAELSAVVPLLARVYPNGSADINHFHAAGGIQFLIGTLLDAGLLHEDVQTVAGPGLNRYRQEPVLLDGTLTWRDTPGHSLDEEVLRPASRPFSADGGLRMVSGNLGRAVIKVSAVAPEHRVVEAPARVFTTQEQFSAAFRAGELERDVVVVIRNQGPMANGMPELHGLTPALGVLMDRGFQVALVTDGRMSGASGKIPAAIQLTPEAAAGGPLSRIADGDLVRLDADAGELEVLVGVAELAARPLVDGPPDEASWTGTGRELFGALRRAVGPADQGASVFGGYTPGHFGAGMTKEVVA, via the coding sequence ATGCATCCCGTCATCGCCGAAGTGACCGAGCGCATCGCCGCCCGCAGCGCCGCGAGCCGCGCCGCCTACCTCGGCCGCACCGACGCCGCCCACGCCGAAGGCCCCGCCCGGCGCGGTCTCGCGTGCAGCAACCTCGCCCACGGCTTCGCCGGGATCACCGGCGGGGACAAGGAAGCGCTGCGTGCCGTGCGCAAGCCGGGCGTGGCGATCGTGTCCTCCTACAACGACATGCTCTCGGCGCACCAGCCGCTGCACGAGTACCCGGACTGGCTCAAGGTTTCCGTGCGCGAAGCGGGCGGTGTCGCCCAGTCCGCCGGTGGGGTGCCCGCCATGTGCGACGGGATCACGCAGGGGCGCGCGGGCATGGAGCTCTCGCTGTTCAGCCGCGAAGTCATCGCGATGGCGACCGGGGTCGCGCTGTCGCACGAGATGTTCGACAGCGCGCTGCTGCTGGGCGTGTGCGACAAGATCGTGCCCGGCCTGCTCGTCGGCGCGTTGTCCTTCGGGCACCTGCCGTCGATCCTGGTGCCCGCCGGGCCGATGACCTCCGGCCTGCCCAACAAGGAGAAGGCACGCGTGCGGCAGCTCTACGCGGAGGGCCTGGCCAGCCGCGAGGACCTGCTCGAAGCGGAGGCGGCGTCGTACCACTCCCCCGGCACCTGCACGTTCTACGGCACCGCGAACTCGAACCAGATGGTGGTCGAGGTGATGGGCCTGCACCTGCCGGGCGCGACCTTCGTGCACCCCGGCACCCCGTTGCGCCGCGCGCTGACCGAGGAAGCCGGCCGCCGGGCGGTGGCGATCTCCCGTGGTGCCGAGTACACGCCGCTGAGCCGGGTGATCGACGCGAAGGCGGTGGTGAACGGCGTGGTGGCGCTACTGGCCACCGGCGGTTCGACCAACCACACGCTGCACCTGCCCGCGATCGCCGCGGCCGCGGGCATCCAGCTCACCTGGGACGACTTCGCCGAACTGTCGGCGGTGGTCCCGCTGCTGGCGCGGGTGTACCCGAACGGCAGCGCGGACATCAACCACTTCCACGCCGCCGGCGGCATCCAGTTCCTGATCGGCACCCTGCTCGACGCCGGACTGCTGCACGAGGACGTGCAGACCGTGGCGGGGCCGGGGTTGAACCGGTATCGCCAGGAGCCGGTGCTGCTGGACGGCACGCTCACCTGGCGCGACACCCCGGGCCACAGCCTCGATGAGGAGGTGCTGCGTCCGGCTTCGCGGCCGTTCTCCGCCGACGGTGGGCTGCGCATGGTCTCCGGGAACCTGGGGCGCGCGGTGATCAAGGTGTCCGCGGTGGCGCCGGAGCACCGGGTGGTCGAGGCGCCGGCGAGGGTGTTCACCACGCAGGAGCAGTTCTCCGCCGCGTTCCGGGCCGGGGAGCTGGAACGGGATGTGGTGGTGGTGATCCGGAACCAGGGCCCGATGGCGAACGGCATGCCCGAGTTGCACGGGCTGACCCCGGCGCTGGGGGTGCTGATGGACCGGGGGTTCCAGGTCGCGCTGGTCACCGACGGCCGGATGTCCGGGGCTTCGGGCAAGATCCCGGCGGCGATCCAGCTGACCCCGGAGGCGGCCGCGGGCGGTCCGCTGTCCCGCATCGCCGACGGCGACCTGGTGCGGCTCGACGCCGACGCCGGGGAGCTGGAGGTGCTGGTGGGTGTGGCGGAACTGGCAGCCCGGCCGTTGGTGGACGGGCCGCCCGATGAGGCATCCTGGACCGGCACCGGGCGGGAGCTCTTCGGCGCGCTGCGGCGCGCGGTCGGCCCCGCTGACCAGGGCGCGAGCGTTTTCGGCGGGTACACCCCCGGGCACTTCGGTGCCGGGATGACGAAAGAGGTAGTGGCTTGA
- the eda gene encoding bifunctional 4-hydroxy-2-oxoglutarate aldolase/2-dehydro-3-deoxy-phosphogluconate aldolase: MTTGLELLEASPVMPVVVVDDVADAVPVAAALLAGGIGVIELTLRTPVALAAIERVAAEVPDILIGAGTITTPGQAKQAADAGARFLVTPGTTDGVLDACFDTGLPFLPGASTVSEAMRMAERGVNALKFFPAEASGGVDYLKSIGGPLPSLKFCPTGGITVSSAPSYLALPNVGCIGGSWLTPKDAVAAKDFGRIEQLAAEAARLR, translated from the coding sequence TTGACCACCGGCTTGGAACTGCTCGAGGCATCCCCCGTGATGCCGGTTGTCGTGGTGGACGACGTGGCCGACGCGGTGCCCGTGGCGGCCGCGCTGCTCGCCGGTGGGATCGGCGTGATCGAACTGACGCTGCGCACCCCGGTCGCACTGGCGGCGATCGAGCGGGTGGCGGCCGAGGTGCCGGACATCCTGATCGGCGCGGGCACGATCACCACGCCGGGGCAGGCGAAGCAGGCCGCGGACGCGGGCGCGCGATTCCTGGTCACCCCGGGCACGACGGACGGTGTGCTCGACGCCTGCTTCGACACGGGGCTGCCGTTCCTGCCCGGCGCGAGCACGGTCTCGGAAGCCATGCGGATGGCGGAGCGCGGGGTGAACGCCCTGAAGTTCTTCCCGGCCGAGGCCAGCGGGGGCGTCGACTACCTGAAGTCGATCGGCGGGCCGTTGCCCTCGCTGAAGTTCTGCCCCACGGGCGGGATCACGGTCTCTTCGGCGCCTTCGTACCTCGCGCTCCCCAACGTCGGCTGCATCGGCGGCTCGTGGCTGACGCCGAAGGACGCCGTGGCCGCGAAGGACTTCGGGCGCATCGAGCAACTGGCCGCGGAAGCCGCCCGACTGCGCTGA
- a CDS encoding regulatory protein RecX, which yields MNPEELSPEERAKKAKEVCFDLLAARPRTKDELRQALRRKGFDEDTRETILGKLDNAGLVDDAAFAEVWVRSRHNHQGLARHALVAELKRKGVDAEIAVQAAGEVDREAEEQKARELVRKRLRSLGNVDEQTAIRRLLGTLARKGYPQGLSYTVIRDELREFGAEPTTLPDYVPD from the coding sequence CTGAACCCGGAGGAGCTGTCGCCGGAGGAGCGGGCGAAGAAGGCCAAGGAGGTCTGTTTCGACCTGCTCGCCGCGCGGCCCCGCACCAAGGACGAACTGCGGCAGGCGTTGCGCCGCAAGGGTTTCGACGAGGACACGCGCGAGACCATTCTCGGCAAGCTGGACAACGCGGGCCTGGTCGACGATGCCGCCTTCGCCGAGGTGTGGGTGCGGTCGCGGCACAACCACCAGGGCCTGGCCCGCCACGCACTGGTCGCCGAACTGAAGCGGAAGGGCGTGGACGCGGAGATCGCGGTGCAGGCCGCCGGTGAAGTGGACCGGGAAGCCGAGGAGCAGAAGGCGCGGGAGCTGGTGCGCAAACGCCTGCGCTCACTGGGAAACGTGGACGAGCAGACCGCCATCCGGCGCCTGCTCGGCACCCTCGCCCGCAAGGGCTACCCCCAGGGCCTGTCCTACACCGTCATCCGCGACGAACTCCGCGAATTCGGCGCCGAACCCACCACCCTCCCCGACTACGTCCCGGACTGA
- the recA gene encoding recombinase RecA produces MPAAPDKDKALELALAQIDKQYGKGSVMRLGDEGRAPIAVIPTGAIALDIALGIGGLPRGRVVEIYGPESSGKTTVALHAVANAQRNGGIAAFVDAEHALDPEYAKALGVDTDALLVSQPDTGEQALEIADMLIRSGALDILVIDSVAALVPRAEIEGEMGDSHVGLQARLMSQALRKITGALSNSGTTAVFINQLREKVGVMFGSPETTTGGKALKFYASVRLDVRRIETLKDGGEPVGNRTRVKVVKNKVAPPFKQAEFDILYGKGVSREGSLIDMGVDQGLVRKSGAWYTYEGDQLGQGKENARKFLLDNPDIANEIEKKIKEKLGIGAQLDAEDAVAPAPVDF; encoded by the coding sequence ATGCCAGCAGCACCGGACAAGGACAAGGCGCTCGAACTCGCCCTGGCGCAGATCGACAAGCAGTACGGCAAGGGCTCGGTGATGCGCCTCGGTGACGAGGGCCGCGCGCCGATCGCGGTGATCCCCACCGGTGCCATCGCGCTGGACATCGCGCTCGGCATCGGCGGCCTGCCGCGCGGCCGCGTGGTGGAGATCTACGGCCCGGAATCCTCCGGTAAGACCACGGTCGCCCTGCACGCGGTGGCCAACGCGCAGCGCAACGGCGGCATCGCCGCGTTCGTCGACGCCGAGCACGCGCTGGACCCGGAGTACGCCAAGGCGCTCGGCGTGGACACCGACGCGCTGCTGGTGTCCCAGCCGGACACCGGTGAGCAGGCGCTGGAGATCGCGGACATGCTGATCCGCTCCGGCGCGCTGGACATCCTGGTCATCGACTCGGTGGCCGCGCTGGTGCCGCGCGCCGAGATCGAGGGCGAGATGGGTGACTCGCACGTGGGTCTGCAGGCCCGCCTGATGAGCCAGGCGCTGCGGAAGATCACCGGTGCGCTGAGCAACTCCGGCACCACCGCGGTCTTCATCAACCAGCTGCGCGAGAAGGTCGGCGTGATGTTCGGCTCGCCGGAGACCACCACCGGTGGCAAGGCGCTGAAGTTCTACGCCTCGGTCCGGCTCGACGTGCGCCGCATCGAGACGCTGAAGGACGGCGGCGAGCCGGTCGGCAACCGCACCCGCGTCAAGGTGGTCAAGAACAAGGTCGCGCCGCCGTTCAAGCAGGCCGAGTTCGACATCCTCTACGGCAAGGGCGTCTCGCGCGAGGGCTCGCTCATCGACATGGGCGTGGACCAGGGCCTCGTCCGGAAGTCGGGTGCCTGGTACACCTACGAGGGCGACCAGCTGGGGCAGGGCAAGGAAAACGCCCGCAAGTTCCTGCTGGACAACCCGGACATCGCCAACGAGATCGAGAAGAAGATCAAGGAGAAGCTCGGCATCGGCGCCCAGCTCGACGCCGAAGACGCCGTGGCCCCGGCCCCGGTCGACTTCTGA
- a CDS encoding DUF3046 domain-containing protein, which yields MRITVFRRLMTDEFGAARAATLSKDHLFSGLGGRTVEQALAAGVPAKEIWQEVCAAFEIPAERR from the coding sequence ATGCGTATCACGGTGTTCCGGCGGTTGATGACGGACGAGTTCGGCGCGGCCAGGGCGGCGACCCTGAGCAAGGACCACCTGTTCAGCGGGCTCGGCGGGCGGACGGTGGAGCAGGCCTTGGCCGCCGGCGTGCCGGCCAAGGAGATCTGGCAGGAGGTCTGCGCCGCCTTCGAGATCCCCGCCGAACGAAGGTGA
- a CDS encoding Hsp70 family protein translates to MRILSVDLGTSNTVAVLSAHGRAPRVVEVDGSANMPSAVFAGEDGTLMVGRDAERRARLDPTRFEPNPKRRVDEQTLLLGNDIVPVSEALAAILRRVLDETSRQLGGEQPDEVRLTHPAQWGPVRRNVLLSAARLAGMGTNLSLVPEPVAAAAHFASFPGKTLAPGQALAVYDLGAGTFDVAVVGATQNGFTVLAEDGLPDLGGLDVDQALLVHVGREVSHKDPQRWQRLLRPESTPDRRTRRALQEDVKAAKEALSRHPQTEVPMPEPFADVLVTRSELEALVRPAMLRSVELLSRTVRSAGLSPDRLVGIYLVGGSSRLPLVGSMIAEKLGVVPASLDQPETAVALGAHHVARDGISMRTQHVDGHMAANGTGAHTVTPGLPGPPPQQQPVPAMPGPYQQQGAPAPNFPSNFPPSGPQQALGGQQQAPSNFPTYSLAGSGESGDAAAKKKKKLVIGISAAVAVVLVAAAAFFFWPSGSAKTYTAQECAQPGQADGTDGLTGCMRQLAGHVADNGQCSPGIRGAAAPPDVAALGVAVTCSAPGRAGTQINYVHAKDADLVKQHTDSLLNTAGGGDSDKVEADWKGNGLQGRYTSASSPGTSVLVFTVSDRPLVGFIYQVNDQSQATPPGPSDLADYFEQQVQPGE, encoded by the coding sequence GTGCGGATCCTGTCGGTGGACCTCGGGACCTCGAACACGGTGGCCGTGCTGTCCGCACACGGACGCGCACCCCGCGTGGTCGAAGTGGACGGTTCGGCGAACATGCCGTCCGCGGTCTTCGCCGGCGAGGACGGCACGCTGATGGTCGGCCGCGACGCCGAACGCCGCGCCCGGCTGGACCCGACCCGGTTCGAGCCCAATCCCAAGCGCCGCGTGGACGAGCAGACCCTGTTGCTGGGCAACGACATCGTGCCGGTCAGCGAGGCGCTGGCGGCGATCCTGCGCCGCGTGCTCGACGAGACCTCCCGCCAGCTCGGCGGTGAACAACCCGACGAGGTCCGGCTGACCCACCCCGCGCAGTGGGGCCCGGTCCGCCGCAACGTCCTGCTCTCCGCCGCGCGGCTGGCCGGCATGGGGACGAACCTGTCCCTGGTGCCCGAGCCGGTGGCCGCCGCCGCGCACTTCGCCTCGTTCCCCGGCAAGACGCTGGCCCCCGGCCAGGCGCTCGCCGTCTACGACCTGGGCGCGGGCACCTTCGACGTCGCGGTGGTCGGTGCCACCCAGAACGGGTTCACCGTGCTCGCCGAGGACGGCCTGCCCGACCTCGGTGGCCTCGACGTGGACCAGGCGCTGCTGGTGCACGTCGGCCGTGAGGTTTCGCACAAGGACCCGCAGCGCTGGCAGCGGCTGCTCCGCCCGGAGTCCACTCCGGACCGGCGCACCCGGCGCGCGCTGCAGGAGGACGTGAAGGCGGCCAAGGAGGCGCTCTCGCGGCACCCGCAGACCGAGGTGCCGATGCCGGAGCCGTTCGCCGACGTGCTGGTCACCCGCTCCGAGCTGGAGGCGCTGGTCCGGCCCGCGATGCTGCGCAGCGTCGAGCTGCTCTCGCGCACGGTCCGCTCGGCCGGGTTGTCACCCGATCGGCTGGTCGGCATCTACCTGGTCGGCGGGTCCTCCCGGCTGCCGCTGGTCGGCAGCATGATCGCGGAGAAGCTGGGGGTGGTCCCGGCCAGCCTCGACCAGCCGGAGACCGCGGTCGCGCTGGGCGCGCACCACGTCGCCCGCGACGGCATCAGCATGCGCACCCAGCACGTCGACGGGCACATGGCGGCCAACGGCACCGGCGCGCACACGGTGACTCCCGGCCTGCCGGGCCCCCCGCCGCAGCAGCAGCCCGTGCCCGCGATGCCGGGTCCCTACCAGCAGCAGGGCGCGCCGGCGCCGAACTTCCCGTCGAACTTCCCGCCCAGCGGGCCGCAGCAGGCCCTCGGCGGTCAGCAGCAGGCCCCGTCGAACTTCCCGACCTACTCGCTGGCCGGGTCGGGCGAGAGCGGCGACGCGGCGGCCAAGAAGAAGAAAAAGCTGGTCATCGGCATCTCCGCGGCGGTGGCCGTGGTGCTGGTCGCGGCCGCGGCGTTCTTCTTCTGGCCCTCGGGCTCGGCGAAGACCTACACCGCGCAGGAGTGCGCGCAGCCGGGGCAGGCCGACGGCACCGACGGGCTCACCGGCTGCATGCGGCAGCTGGCCGGGCACGTGGCCGACAACGGGCAGTGCTCACCCGGCATCCGCGGCGCGGCGGCCCCGCCGGACGTGGCGGCGCTCGGCGTCGCGGTCACCTGCTCGGCGCCCGGCCGGGCGGGCACGCAGATCAACTACGTGCACGCCAAGGACGCCGACCTGGTCAAGCAGCACACCGACTCGCTGCTGAACACCGCGGGCGGCGGCGACAGCGACAAGGTCGAGGCGGACTGGAAGGGCAACGGCCTGCAGGGCCGCTACACCTCGGCGAGCAGCCCGGGCACCTCGGTGCTGGTGTTCACCGTCAGCGACCGGCCGCTGGTCGGGTTCATCTACCAGGTCAACGACCAGAGCCAGGCCACCCCGCCGGGGCCGTCGGACCTGGCGGACTACTTCGAGCAGCAGGTTCAGCCGGGCGAGTGA
- a CDS encoding ATP-dependent helicase: MENVTGVLDLFSPATRDWFAGAFAAPTGAQEGAWRAAHAGEHALVVAPTGSGKTLSAFLWALDRLTVEPPPESALHRCRILYVSPLKALAVDVQRNLRAPLAGISQASRRLGLKPPEIEVGMRTGDTTAAERRSFQRTPPDILVTTPESLFLILTSSARESLRGVETVIVDEVHAVAGGKRGAHLALSLERLDALLPKPAQRIGLSATVRPLDEVSAFLGGGRPVRVVQPKLAKTIEVRVEVPVEDMADLDAPRESPGEPEAAPPFPLEGELEPPEEIRRPSIWPAVEERVLELIRAHRSTIVFANSRRLTERLTSRLNELASELGSELRPGQKYPAEAIGESGLSTGAEPVVARAHHGSMSREQRTHVEEDLKSGRLPCVVATSSLELGIDMGAVDLVVQIEAPPTVASGLQRVGRAGHQVGAVSSGVMFPKFRGDLVSCAVVAERMAAGAIEAVRYPRNPLDVLAQQVVAMVALEPWTVEEVAGLVRRAAPFAGLPDDALHAVLDMLAGRYPSEEFGELRPRITWDRVTGELRGRPGAQRLAVTSGGTIPDRGLFTVMTPGAEGKPGSRVGELDEEMVYESRVGDTILLGTSSWRITDITHDRVIVVPAPGEPARMPFWKGDAPGRPLELGRALGAFVREVSTSDEEAARERAGKAGLDEFATGNLLAYLAEQRAATRHVPNDRTVLLERYRDELGDWRVILHSPFGAQVNAPWALAIAARLRENRGVDAQVAHSDDGIVLRLPEAFDAEGGDVRVEVDDVLLDPEEVEQLIIAEVGGSALFAARFRECAARSLLLPRRDPRRRSPLWQQRQRASQLLSVASKYERFPVVLEAMRECLQDVYDVGGLRELMADVRARKVRVVEVETPSASPFARSLLFGYVGMFLYETDAPLAERRAAALSLDSTLLAELLGTEAIRELLDAETVAEVERSLQRLDEDRHARHAEDAADLLRFLGDLSVEEAGQRGIQPEWLTELESARRAIRVRIAGAERFLAIEDAGRVRDALGAALPVGVPEAFTEPVPDPLGGLLIRYARTRGPFTARQAAERFGLGPAVVTGVLDRLTAEGRLVRGELSPVGHPGEREPHDLGLEYCDSAVLRRLRRASLAKLRAEVEPVEPAALGRFLPTWHGVGARMRSAPTADDVLSVVEQLAGAPLPASAVESLILPSRLPGYHPALLDELTTAGEVVWAGCGTLPGSDGWLALAPADVADLLLPEVEENPPDSPVHAAILSTLDGGALFFRQLVDRISVLVDAPPADGEVVAALWDLVWAGLVTGDTLAPLRAQVSGGGAAHKPRRSAPRGRYARMRAARPSMPSRTGPPTVAGRWGLTPNREAEPTRRTHARTEAFLERHGVLTRGALDTERVTGGFSGIYKVLRGMEDSGQVIRGYVVEGLGAAQFAAKGAVDRLRAMSDNAGGRTATGAVVLAATDPAQPYGAALDWPAAVGDTKHRPARKAGALAVLVEGVPVLYVERGGRSLLSFTETEPSLRAAAEALSTAVRSGWLGQLSVQRADGEHALTSALAEILREAGFRATPKGLRLRA, translated from the coding sequence ATGGAGAACGTGACCGGAGTGCTGGACCTCTTCTCCCCCGCGACCAGGGACTGGTTCGCGGGAGCCTTCGCCGCGCCCACCGGGGCGCAGGAGGGAGCGTGGCGAGCGGCACACGCCGGTGAGCACGCGCTGGTGGTCGCGCCGACCGGCTCGGGCAAGACGCTCTCGGCCTTCCTGTGGGCACTGGACCGGCTGACCGTGGAGCCGCCGCCGGAGAGCGCGCTGCACCGCTGCCGCATCCTCTACGTCTCCCCGCTCAAGGCGCTCGCCGTCGACGTGCAGCGCAACCTGCGGGCGCCGCTGGCGGGCATCTCGCAGGCCTCGCGGCGGCTCGGGCTCAAGCCGCCGGAAATCGAGGTCGGCATGCGCACCGGCGACACCACCGCCGCCGAGCGCCGGTCGTTCCAGCGCACCCCGCCGGACATCCTGGTCACCACGCCGGAGTCGCTGTTCCTCATCCTCACCTCGTCGGCGCGCGAATCGCTGCGCGGGGTGGAGACGGTGATCGTCGACGAGGTGCACGCGGTGGCCGGTGGCAAGCGCGGGGCGCACCTGGCGCTCTCGCTGGAGCGGCTGGACGCGCTGCTGCCGAAACCGGCCCAGCGGATCGGGCTGTCGGCCACGGTCCGGCCGCTCGACGAGGTCAGCGCCTTCCTCGGCGGCGGGCGGCCGGTCCGGGTGGTGCAGCCGAAACTGGCCAAGACCATCGAGGTCCGGGTCGAGGTGCCGGTCGAGGACATGGCCGACCTGGACGCGCCGCGGGAGTCACCAGGCGAGCCCGAGGCCGCGCCGCCGTTCCCGCTCGAAGGCGAACTGGAACCACCGGAGGAGATCCGCCGCCCGTCGATCTGGCCCGCGGTGGAGGAGCGGGTGCTGGAGCTGATCCGGGCCCACCGCTCGACCATCGTCTTCGCGAACTCGCGGCGGCTGACCGAGCGGCTCACCTCGCGGTTGAACGAACTGGCCAGCGAACTCGGCTCCGAGCTGCGGCCGGGGCAGAAGTACCCGGCCGAGGCGATCGGCGAATCCGGGTTGTCCACCGGCGCCGAGCCGGTGGTGGCGCGGGCGCACCACGGCTCGATGTCGCGGGAGCAGCGCACGCACGTCGAGGAGGACCTGAAGTCCGGCCGGTTGCCGTGCGTGGTGGCCACCTCCTCGCTGGAGCTGGGCATCGACATGGGCGCGGTCGACCTGGTGGTGCAGATCGAGGCGCCGCCGACGGTGGCCTCCGGGCTGCAGCGGGTCGGCCGGGCCGGGCACCAGGTGGGCGCGGTCTCCAGCGGGGTGATGTTCCCGAAGTTCCGCGGTGACCTGGTCTCCTGCGCGGTGGTCGCGGAGCGGATGGCGGCCGGGGCGATCGAGGCGGTGCGGTACCCGCGCAACCCGCTGGACGTGCTGGCCCAGCAGGTGGTGGCGATGGTCGCGCTGGAGCCGTGGACGGTGGAGGAGGTGGCCGGGCTGGTCCGCCGCGCGGCGCCGTTCGCCGGGCTGCCGGACGACGCGCTGCACGCGGTGCTGGACATGCTCGCCGGGCGCTACCCCAGCGAGGAGTTCGGCGAGCTGCGGCCGCGGATCACCTGGGACCGGGTCACCGGCGAGCTGCGCGGCAGGCCGGGGGCGCAGCGGCTGGCGGTCACCTCGGGCGGCACGATCCCGGACCGCGGGCTGTTCACCGTGATGACCCCGGGCGCGGAGGGCAAACCGGGCTCGCGGGTGGGCGAGCTGGACGAGGAGATGGTCTACGAGTCGCGGGTGGGCGACACGATCCTGCTCGGCACCTCGTCCTGGCGGATCACCGACATCACCCACGACCGGGTGATCGTGGTGCCCGCACCGGGCGAACCGGCCCGCATGCCGTTCTGGAAGGGGGACGCGCCGGGGCGGCCGCTGGAACTGGGGCGGGCGCTGGGCGCCTTCGTCCGCGAAGTGTCCACTTCGGACGAAGAGGCGGCACGCGAGCGGGCCGGGAAGGCGGGTCTGGACGAGTTCGCCACCGGCAACCTGCTGGCCTACCTCGCCGAGCAGCGCGCGGCCACCCGGCACGTGCCGAACGACCGCACGGTGCTGCTCGAGCGCTACCGCGACGAACTGGGCGACTGGCGGGTCATCCTGCACTCCCCCTTCGGCGCGCAGGTGAACGCGCCGTGGGCGCTGGCGATCGCCGCGCGGCTGCGGGAGAACCGCGGGGTGGACGCGCAGGTGGCGCATTCCGACGACGGCATCGTGCTGCGGTTGCCGGAAGCGTTCGACGCCGAGGGCGGTGACGTCCGGGTCGAGGTGGACGACGTGCTGCTCGACCCGGAGGAGGTCGAGCAGCTGATCATCGCCGAGGTGGGTGGTTCGGCGTTGTTCGCGGCCCGGTTCCGGGAGTGCGCGGCGCGTTCGCTGCTGCTCCCCCGGCGGGATCCGCGGCGGCGGAGTCCGTTGTGGCAACAGCGGCAGCGGGCGTCGCAGCTGCTGTCGGTGGCGTCGAAGTACGAGCGCTTCCCGGTGGTGCTCGAAGCCATGCGCGAGTGCCTGCAGGACGTGTACGACGTCGGCGGCCTGCGTGAGCTGATGGCGGACGTGCGGGCCCGCAAGGTGCGCGTGGTCGAGGTGGAGACACCGTCGGCCTCGCCGTTCGCGCGCAGCCTGCTCTTCGGTTACGTCGGCATGTTCCTGTACGAGACGGACGCGCCACTGGCCGAGCGGCGAGCGGCGGCGCTGTCGCTGGACTCCACCCTGTTGGCGGAACTGCTCGGCACCGAGGCGATCCGCGAACTGCTCGACGCGGAGACCGTCGCCGAGGTCGAGCGCTCGCTGCAACGGCTCGACGAAGATCGGCACGCCCGGCACGCCGAGGACGCCGCCGATCTGCTGCGGTTCCTCGGCGACCTGTCCGTCGAGGAAGCCGGGCAGCGCGGCATCCAGCCGGAGTGGCTGACCGAACTGGAGTCGGCACGCCGGGCCATCCGGGTGCGGATCGCCGGCGCCGAGCGGTTCCTGGCTATCGAGGACGCGGGCCGGGTGCGGGACGCGCTCGGGGCGGCGTTGCCGGTCGGGGTGCCGGAGGCGTTCACCGAGCCGGTGCCGGATCCGCTGGGCGGCCTGCTCATCCGGTACGCCCGCACGCGGGGTCCGTTCACCGCGCGGCAGGCGGCCGAGCGGTTCGGGCTGGGGCCCGCCGTGGTGACCGGCGTGCTCGACCGGCTCACCGCCGAGGGCAGGCTGGTGCGCGGGGAGCTGAGCCCGGTCGGCCACCCCGGTGAGCGCGAGCCGCACGACCTCGGGCTGGAGTACTGCGATTCGGCGGTGCTGCGGCGGTTGCGGCGGGCGTCGCTGGCGAAGCTCCGGGCCGAGGTCGAGCCGGTGGAACCCGCCGCGCTGGGCCGGTTCCTGCCGACCTGGCACGGCGTCGGGGCGCGGATGCGGTCGGCGCCGACCGCGGACGACGTGCTGTCGGTGGTGGAGCAGCTGGCCGGGGCGCCGTTGCCGGCCAGTGCGGTGGAATCGCTGATCCTGCCGAGCAGGCTGCCGGGGTACCACCCCGCGCTGCTCGACGAGCTGACCACGGCGGGTGAGGTGGTCTGGGCCGGGTGCGGCACGCTGCCGGGCAGTGACGGCTGGCTGGCGCTCGCCCCGGCCGACGTGGCCGACCTGCTGCTGCCCGAGGTGGAGGAGAACCCGCCGGACAGCCCGGTGCACGCGGCCATCCTGTCCACTTTGGATGGTGGCGCGCTGTTCTTCCGCCAACTGGTGGACCGGATCTCGGTACTGGTGGACGCGCCGCCCGCCGACGGTGAGGTGGTGGCCGCGCTGTGGGACCTGGTGTGGGCGGGACTGGTCACCGGGGACACGCTCGCCCCGTTGCGGGCGCAGGTCTCCGGCGGGGGCGCCGCGCACAAACCTCGGCGGTCGGCCCCGCGCGGCCGGTACGCCCGGATGCGCGCCGCCCGGCCGTCGATGCCCTCGCGCACCGGCCCGCCGACAGTGGCCGGGCGCTGGGGGCTCACGCCGAACCGGGAGGCCGAACCCACGCGCCGCACGCACGCGCGGACCGAGGCCTTCCTGGAACGGCACGGTGTGCTCACCAGGGGTGCGCTCGACACCGAACGGGTCACCGGCGGGTTTTCCGGGATCTACAAGGTGTTGCGCGGGATGGAGGACTCCGGGCAGGTGATCCGGGGGTATGTGGTGGAAGGGCTCGGCGCGGCCCAGTTCGCGGCGAAGGGCGCGGTCGACCGGCTGCGCGCGATGTCCGACAACGCGGGCGGGCGCACGGCCACCGGCGCGGTGGTGCTGGCGGCCACCGATCCGGCCCAGCCGTACGGCGCGGCGCTCGACTGGCCCGCCGCGGTGGGCGACACCAAGCACCGCCCGGCGCGCAAGGCCGGGGCGCTCGCGGTGCTGGTCGAGGGGGTGCCGGTGCTGTACGTGGAACGCGGCGGGCGCTCGCTGCTGTCGTTCACCGAAACCGAGCCGTCGTTGCGGGCCGCGGCGGAGGCGCTGTCCACGGCGGTGCGGTCCGGCTGGCTCGGGCAGTTGTCGGTGCAACGGGCCGACGGTGAGCACGCGCTGACCTCCGCACTGGCCGAAATCCTGCGGGAAGCCGGATTCCGCGCGACGCCGAAGGGTCTGCGGTTGCGGGCCTGA